The DNA region TTACAGttttgcagacctttggcattcaagttgtcaatttgttgaggtaatctgaagagatttcaccccatgctccctgaagcacctcccacaagttggattggcttgatgggcacttcttacgtaccatacggtcaagctgttCCCACGACAGCTCAAAAGGATTGAGTTtcagtgactgtgctggccactccattatagacataAAACCAGCTGACTGcctcttccctaaatagttattgcatagcttggagctgtgctttgggtcattgtcctgttgtaggaggaaattggctacAATTAAGCGATgcccacagggtatggcatggctttgcaaaatggagtgatagccttccttcttcaagatcccttttaccctgtacaaatctcccactttaccaccaaaGCACCcgcagaccatcacattgcctccaccatcctcctccaacatattttcattttttcattCTCATGAATGTTCTTCTCTGTGATCCGAACATCTCAAACTTACATTCGTctatccataacactttttttccaatcttcctctgtccagtgtctgttctttttccatcttaatattttatttctattggttagtctgagatatggctttttcttcgcAACTTTGCCTAGttggccagcatcctggagtcgcctcttcactgttgacgttgagactggtgttttgtgggtactatttaatgaagctgccagttgaggacttgtgaggtgcctgtttctcaaactacatacttgtcctcttgctcagttgtgcactctCATTCATCTTcccattctggttagagccagtttgtgctgttctgtgaagagtgtagtacacagcgttatacgagatcttcagtttcttggcaatttctcacatggaaaagCCTTAAtttatcagaacaagaatagactgacgagtttcagaagaaagttatttgtttctggccattttgagcttgtaatcaaacccacaaatgctgaagctccagatactgaactagtctaaaggccagttttattgctcaTTTAATCAGcacacagttttcagctgtgctaatataattgcaaaagggttttctaatgatcaattagccttttaaaaggataaacttggattagctaacacaacgtaccattgaacacaggagtgatggttgctgataatgggcctctgtgcgcctatgtagatattccattaaaattcagccgggcctcccgggtggcgcagtagtctaaggcactgcatcgcagtgctagctgtgccaccagagactctgggtttgagcccaggctctgtcgcaaccggccgcgtccaggaggtccatggggcggcgcacaattggcccagcgtcatccgggatagggagggcttggccggcagggatatccttgtcttgccgcgcactagcgactcctgtggtgggctgggcgcagtgcatgctgaccaggtcgctagttGTACGGTATTTCCTCcgatacattggtgcggctggcttccgggttggatgtgcattgtgtcaagaagcagtgcggcttggttggcttgtgtttcggaggacgcatggctctcgaccttcgcctctcacaAGTTTgaacgggagttgcagcgatgagtcAAGATTGTAAccactaccaattggataccacgaaattggggggggaaattaaatgaaaaagtcagcagtttccagctacaatagtcatttacaacattaccaatgtcaacactttatttctgatcaattttatgttattttaaaatggtcaacattttttttttttaaatcaaaaacaagggcatttctaatGGACCCCAAACtcttgaatggtagtgtattttgatttgtttaacacttttttggggttactacatgattccatatgtgttacttcatagttttgatgtcttcactattattctacaatgtagaaaatagtaaaaataaagaaaaaccctggaatgagtaggtgtgtccaaacctttgactggtactgtactttaaAAACTGTGTTTTACGCTCCACTACATCACTGAATGTAATTGAATAGTGATGACAACGGATGTACTTGCATATTAATAGTCTACGCACTGTAAGGGGCATTCCAAGTAGTGTCAATGCATTGCTTCATTTAGGTGtgctatcttaatttgatcactctgtggTCACAGATAATGTTCCTGtccagcaggaaatgcaaacgtgTGTATTccaggcttctgaagtttgtaatttcaacTTTAAAaggtcagacttgatttgccctaacgaactATGGATCAACCTCTACAAAATTGtgcattcattataatccacataataattaatgttctgttgctgcaggattattttcttgATGTGAGACCAGTCAAATGAAGATAGGACACCTGTACTAAGTGGTCTACAGACCAGAGTCCAGTAGTAATCTAAACCTGGCCGTGAGGAGCCCACTGCGGACTAACTTCATGATTAGAGCGAGACCATCCCCATCCCATGGCATCTGAACATCAGTTTTACTTCCATAGATCAGTCTGAAACTACAGGTTTGACTGACTTCTAGAACACTGTAGATCTCTGCATAATGCTCCAACCAGGGACACAATTATTGTACAACTCTGCAGAAATGAAAGACATCTCACTGTCTGGTACTGTTCCTCACCATTCTCCCCTATGACATTCAGAATAGTTATCCACTACTGTATTTCTCTGAGCTGTTATTTCAACAAATCAAAACCACAGTATGTTTCTATAACTGGCTTAGTGAGATAGCTATATAAATAATGAAAGTGTAACCTTGAGAATACAAGCACCCAAATAATCAGCCTTAAAGCCTCTGCAGCGAGGACTGCAGCCCAGCACAGCTCAGAGGGAAGGTATACAGGTATGAGATTTCCCGAGTGTTGCCTGGACAAATTGCACGCGAAAACAAAAACAATGAATCAAGTTAGAAGGCCACCTGGAGTTTGTTTCAGCAGAGAGTCCATCATAAGGCCCCTGCTTTAGCTAGGTTGCgttacaaatggcaccctattccctattcaagGGAACcacttgtcaaaagtagtgcactataaagggaatagggtgccatttgggacgcatgccTAGAGACCATTATCCAGGCCAAGAACTAGGAAGCACTGGTTGGTGCAACTTTTTGTAATCCATTTGTGAGAGACCCCCATTAACATAACTGTACTGTTACTGGAGAAAATGAGGCTCATTATGAGGCTCACGATCTACCTAAAGGGTGAGGTAGCAGCCGTGTGTCGtgaacaaatggcaccctattccctatgtagtgcactactttcaccagGACCCATGGCCCATAGATGCAATCAGTGTGTCATAAACAAGAGTTCATGTCATTGTTGACCTTACCAGATcaatcaattacatttatttatagagcccttttaacatcagccgatgtcacaaaatgctatatagaaacccaacctaaaaccccaaacagcaagtaatacagatgtagaagcagGCTGTTTTAAACAAGACTACATGTCATTGTTGCTCTTACCAGATGCAGGCTGTTCTAAACAAGAATACATGTCATTGTTGCCCTTCCCTAAGGCAGGCTACCCCCTGTACTGTACGTTCGTGATTGATTCTAAATCCAACACTGTAGCAGGGATTGTAACCCATGCAGAACAGAATAATACTGTGGTTCCTTACCTGGGTGTCCTGTGTAACACACACATTTGAAGGAGAAAGGTGAAACTTGGAGACACGTTCCATTACGACAAACTCTTTCACAGTTCTCTCGTCCAATCACATCAGAGCAGTTAGCCCCTGAGGGAAAAGATAAAGCATGAATTATGAATCATTTAAAATTAACAAAATGGTTTAGATAAGTATCTAGATTCTACATTCTTATAAATTGGATTTATAGTATTTTATTCGTATAGATTGGATCTACAGTATTTTATTCATATAGATTCAATCtattgttttttatttgatttgaagaaacGTAGGGTCAACAATTACCTACAGTAATTAACTATGCAGATTCTGGAAATTAAATTAAACTGAAAGACATCATTGCAGCTTGAAAGTCTACATCGAAACTCTCACTTACGGTGGCCCCATTGCACAAAGTTAGTTAGTTACTGCATAATGCATTTCTAATGATAACCGTGTTCATTTCATGATTCAGATGACTTGTGATGTCAAAAACATGACAAGTTAGCTCCTAAGTCTTCAGAGCCAATGTTTAAACAACGTTTGAGAGCCATCGTTTATTGACAAAGACATGGTGAGAGAAGGAatcaaatctaaatgaaaatggtAGAGAGGAGGTAAAGTAATTAAGAATGCATTCAGGTGGTACAAAAACCCATTCCAGAAATAATTATGGTGATTACCGCAAAATAAAGTCCTGGAAGAAAATATTGTTCACATAAATAGCCCATAGGGTATCTGTGTCtacataccaaatagcacccttttcccaatgaagtgcactacttttgaccagagccctatgtgtaCTATGAAGGGAAAAGGGTGCAGTTTGGGACAGAATCTGGATATtcttgaaataaatgcattaagcTAGATGAGAACTAGTAATTATGATAGATAAATAATATGGAAGTATCTCCAAGCAATAGGGTTGTAACATTAGGGTTAtgttccaaattgcaccctattctcgatatagtgcactattttttaccagagcccacaacgtatggaatagggtgccatttgggacacaggcttaGCCTCCAGGTAGGTAGGTGGATTCTGTCACGGCAGATTTAATTAACGAGAGCAATTTATTTTAGCATTTATAGTAATTGAAGGTACAACAATCCATTGAGTTTAGCATTTGGTGGATGAGTACAGGGTGTAAAGTAAAGCATCAAACCCTGATGAAGGCTATTTGGCCACAACATTGGTTAAATAAATCCACTGCAAGGAGAGGGGAGTGTGCAACTTTAGCATTTTCACAAAGTAGCTTAAAAAGAGAtcaacatccatttttggactacCGGTATATATAGCGTATctctggcgggggggggggggggggggggggggggggactttgttgttgtttgaactgcagaatGCCCCTTTAAAAACATAACAGTAGTAACATCAAAGTCATAATTCTCAGTTGTATTCCTCACCTGAAAAAAGTGGAGGGCACAAACACTTATACGTTGCGTGGATGTGATCTGTCGTACCATTGGTTACACAGACTCCTTCGTTCTCACATGGGTTTTCCAAACACGCATCAAACTTCTCACAGAACTTTCCAGAGTAATGCTGGCGGCACTGACAGCGGTACGCTCCGTCTTCCCAAAAGCTTGTCCTACAAACACCGTTCCCGGAGCAGAGTCGCACTAGTGGGCTGCTTTGACACTGTTGTTCCTTCACAGAGACGTTGAGACGAAGACCCAGCTTGCAGAGCTGTGAATTCCCCTCATGCGAAGCTATGAAATAATGAAGGCCCGGGAGAAGCCACTTAGGTTGGACCTGCCTAGACGCATTCATAACGTCATCGGAACAGAGAAACTGGTCTTGTGACTGTGGTGCAGTGGAACAACTTTCAAAGTCCTCCTTTGACACATTGAGGATCCTGATACCGTATAAATCCAGAGTGGCATCAATAGAAACAAACAGCTTGACGCCAAACTGCACCTCTAGAGGACAAATCTGAGGTAAGTTCCAAGTTGGCGGAACATCTGACTTTTGGGTCTCTGTCCTTTCTTGATCACCCCAACATTGGACCATACTATCACAGATGTTTTCCATGAGTGTCCATTTCACCTGAGCAGTTTGTGGTTGTAGGTGCCATTCCAGATTGGCTGGTCGGCTGCAGACTGTCTGGCTGTGAACAACTATGCAGCCATTGAGAAAATAGCTTATTATGACAGCGATGATGTGAAATGAAAGCCTCTGCATTTTTAAGTTTCTCCCTTTTGGTGCTTCCCTATTCGCTTTCGTACAGGTCTTCAGAGCTTTCGTACAGGTCTTCAGAGCTTTCGTACAGGTCTTCAGAGCATTCCTGAAGACATTTAATTTGAGGAATGTTCAGGTAAAAGAGATGTAATTAAATTCCTGTCTGATAAAGTCAGAGGTCCAATGGAGGAGGCTAGATGAACGTCATGGCAACACACCAACCTAAAGACAAAACAAGTAAGAGTTTGATTAGCAAAAATCAATCAAAAATATCATATTTTATGTCAATATGACAACCTTGAATGATGCTGCTGatgaaaaatgtaaatgtttatacTGCCTGGACTTCCAACAATGTGAACGTCAACTAAACTAGTTATGTTTTAGTCTAAACCATTTTGTGTCAACATGACAACATTTTGAATGACAGTCCTAATCCTCAAAATATACAATCAAGTTTAAGTAAGTCAGTTCTGACATTGCAGGCTACATGTATAGTTAACACTGCAGTGACTTCACCATCAGTTGTTTGATCTGACCTAGGATCAAATACTATTATATAAGCGCTAGTCTGCCTGGAGCGAGAGATGGGAAAGGCGGGTTGACACTTTTGGGACTCTTCTATTAGCAAGTAGAGCTCAATTAagcacagataaagtatttgaaatcatttcaaatagtattttaaccCAGGTATGGGTTGTACCGCTGCTGACCACCGAGAATGTCACATAGCCTCATTTCCCTGAGGTTTATACAACCAGTGACAGCGTCAGATAAAATATttcctctctcgctcacacacacacacagacacacacagacagatacctCAGTGTCAAGCATGTGAGATGAGTTAAACCAGAAGCAGTTGTCTCTCTCCCCTAGGACCTTCTCTAACCCGTGTACTCCAGATAAAAGAACTAGGGAGTAGAGATAAAAAAAGCCctgtctacgtcccaaatgacaccatatgggccctggtcaaaagtagtgcactatgtagggaatagggtaccatttgagacacCTGTCCCCCAGTGTTACTGTAACTGCACATTCCCACTGTCAGATCTGTCTGACTCACAATGACTGATATGAATAACTGCCTGGTGATAAAGTAATACATAGAGAAGTGTGAATACATAGAGCAGTAGTATCAATACAAGGGGGAGTGATAAAGTCAATGAGATTGGGGAGGGTATGGTAACTGAATGCTTTGTAGGGAACTCGGTAGCGGCCTACACTGTTTGACAGAGCAAGCTGTCTGGAAAGGGATTGTTCGTGCTTTGCATTGGCAAAGATCCCTTTGACCTGAAAACATTGTATTTCTATCAACGGTTGTTTTATCCACATTGTATGATTGTAAAGCAATGAGAAACAATCATGCGAGCGTACTGTAGTCAATTGCAATGACATGGTGACAATGCTGGACATACTGTAGTTATCTCTATCAATAATGAACCATGTTTCCAGTTTAAACATGGTGTCCTTGTATATGAAACCATATCACAATCCCTTCCCATCTATAGCCATCCCATTGAAGTGTTATCCTTTCTGAAACGTTACACTGTAGTATGGATAGCAGACTCACtcctgaccagaccagacagacagttagacagttagagaAAGGAGAATGACAGTGAAAGAAAAAGGAagacagaagaaagagagaaCCTTCCAGTGCAGCAGCCCTGTAGCAGTACCATCATCAACAACCAGGCCTGTAGCAGTACCATCATCAACAACCAGGCCTGGAGCAGTACCATCATCAACAACCAGGCCTGGAGCAGTACCATCATCAACAACCAGGCCTGGAGCAGTACCATCATCAACAACCAGGCCTGGAGCAGTACCATCATCAACAACCAGGCCTGGAGAAGTACCATCATCAACAACCAGGCCTGGAGCAGTACCATCATCAACAACCAGGCCTGGAGCAGTACCATCATCAACAACCAGGTCTGAAGCAGGGCAGTACCATCATCAACAACCAGGCTTGGGGCAGTATCATCATCAACAACCAGGCCTGGAGCAGTACCATCATCAACAACCAGGCCTGGAGCAGTACCATCATCAACAACCAGGCCTGGAGCAGTACCATCATCAACAACCAGGCCTGGAGCAGTATCATCATCAACAACCAGGCCTGGAGCAGTACCATCATCAACAACCAGGCTTGGGGCAATACCATCATCAACAACCAGGCttggggcagggcagggcagggcattACCATCAACAACCTTCCTTGATTAACAATTTGCAATTGTTTATAAcggggctctccaaccctgttcctgtagagctactgtcctgtagggattcactccaaccctaataaagtgcacctgattctaataatgaattggttgataaactgaattaGATAAATTACCACTGGGCTTGGAGCGAAAACCGTACCGTTTGGGACGCAGTCGGAGACAGGAAGGAACGACGCCATTGTGTTCCTCAGCTCACCATCTCTCTCACAGTACAGTCGTTTgggagggaggtaaagaacaTGGAAAGTCTGTACTGATAACCCagctttactgtggataaagacaAACCCAGCTGCCCTTTACTATGCAAAGATTGTATAAatactgtacatttattttgtattcATAAACAAATCAACTATGTTGCtataattaaaataataatatttattaTATTGGGTAATAGACCAATAATAACGAGACTGGACAGTATAATTGTTTTACTGTGTTTCTATAGTAGGAAGAATAATCTCTATACGTGTGGAGGTTAATTACTATGTAATCAGAGGCTCATGATTACTGAACAAACAAAAAGGAAACCCCAACTGGATACATAGGTTGTCTCCCAAATGgcagaaaaataaaaagagtGCCATAGAgcaccacagtatgagtcataatacccataacacctagcagtcaaacagggaaatggttccaatcgtttttccaccactAATTTTTCCCATagtggattttagaaacacttaaaataagggctgtgtttcgtgtaggcttaccctggcgtgacgttttaataataatgtaaatctctctcggacaaggtgacttttatcaatatagtcGCCTGTATTTatccacaaaaaaataaaatgctaattggctgctaatgtggctatcataaagaattACAAATACCATGGTGATCTGGACGAGACTCCCAAATTGAaacaaaggtaagaatctctggattaactatcgaatgttagctaaatgtagtaatgaatacattggctacatttctttaacTTGACAATGCTGTCAACTGTCTTGTGCAGTTTTacattgacacaatacctgtttaGCAAAGGcttcagctagagatgacgtgcagatCCTActtaactattgctgtacatatactaaTTCTTCAAATATACTACATATTCTgtccatatactgtccatattgtCTATTCATCCCATCACATTTATACTCCGGACTTCGACATTTCTCATACTAATATTTCTTATTTaactttttagatttgtgtgtattgttgtgtattgttagatatcactgtactgggatttgtagtcttgcatgatgtctactttgacgctaattagcattttcgaataTGAGACTAAATAcaggcgaatatattgataaaagtcaccttgtcctaaaGAGATTTACaaggttatcaaaacgtcacccCAGGGTAAGAATACACGAAACACAGCCTTTATTTTACGTGTTTCTAAACTCCCCTATGGAAAAAAAACTATTGGAAAGCTTTccttgtttgaccactaggttttatgggcattatgacacctccactgtggggctctatttgGGGAGTATCCATGTTGTCAACAGGAACTGTCAGACATACTGAGGTATCAGATCCTAGCCTAATTATCAGCCTGGGAGGTTTTCTTTGAAGTAAACGTCAGAGTAACACCCAGGACTATAATCAAATACATGATGGGTATTATTCCAGACCTGGGtacaaatagtatttgttttcctTTCAAATATTTTGTGTGTTTGATTAAGCCTGTCTGGAGAGCCAAAAGGGCGCTTTTGGGACTAATCCATTGTGCCAAGCAAGATCCATGAAGCACACCTGaagcatttgaaagaaaacaaatattatCTGAACCCAGATCTGACAGGTATCATCTTTCATTAAACTCACCAGATGATACATTTAGTCAAGAGACAGGTCCGTTACCATGAAAACCACCATGAATATCAGTTTCAGAATTAGGAGGCAAGGCAATACACTTTCATCTTGGATGAATTTCATGGGTAAATTAAGCTAATGCAGGAGAAAAAAACATTTCTATCATCCAACCTTTGCTGTAAAATCTGTATCCAATAAGCATATTTGAATTAAACAACAACTCTATGCTTAATGTCTCAGCCTGCGTAGGTAACGCGTTTGCACCGAGTCCTTATTTACCATTATGAGATGTGAAATTAGGTTTTACATTACCAGTGAGAAGGAGCAACAAGCTTGAAGAGTGCTCTATGATTGATATTCAAATTCAAGCACAGGGGCACATGTCATAATATTGATGTATGAAAAGGGCTGAGAGAGCGTATTCATGCAACAGGCCTGGTCTAAAGAACCATGGCTACACCCCAAATAGCACTCTGTTTCCTAAATAGTGCCCTTCcattgaccagggtccatagggctctggtcaaaagtagtgcactgtgtaaggAATActgtagggtgccatttagaaTACAGACCGATACTTTCTAGATATGATAGAACCCAGATGAAGAGGTAGTCTCTTGAGTTCTCCTTCCGTACACACAAGGATGAAATTGGGCGATgcatggggagaggaagaggagaagaggtaaCCCAAATAACAAGGCGAGACAGGTAAGGGGATGAATTGAAGAGGACATGGTAGTCTGTAGAAGAGTGACCTTGGGGGGAGATAAACCGAAAATGACCGACATTGCCTTCCTCTTACCGAAGCAATGCTACACAACGTTCCAGTAGTTTGTTGTAGAACCATTATCTCGTCAACAGTAATAGCCTATACATTATGTTGATTCCTGCTATGAAAGTGTGTGCCTGGCCCTGTTTGGCTGTCGGCTGTTGTGTGGGCGAGCCACTCTCACCCCTCTTCCCACTGTGACACGGAGGAGGGAGAGCTGCATTCTGAGAAGCACAAGCATATGACCATTACTCAAAATGCTATTGGGAACAAATACAGTTTTCATAGCAACTACTGTCATTCTAGTTACAGAGAGGACAGTCACAGCTTTCTGCGAGTATATTATGTATTTCTCACCTCTTAACAGAGTTCATGGCACCACTTTACAACCGGAGTAGGCTGTAGTTTGGTTTTGGTG from Oncorhynchus mykiss isolate Arlee chromosome 1, USDA_OmykA_1.1, whole genome shotgun sequence includes:
- the LOC118966042 gene encoding protein eyes shut homolog, coding for MQRLSFHIIAVIISYFLNGCIVVHSQTVCSRPANLEWHLQPQTAQVKWTLMENICDSMVQCWGDQERTETQKSDVPPTWNLPQICPLEVQFGVKLFVSIDATLDLYGIRILNVSKEDFESCSTAPQSQDQFLCSDDVMNASRQVQPKWLLPGLHYFIASHEGNSQLCKLGLRLNVSVKEQQCQSSPLVRLCSGNGVCRTSFWEDGAYRCQCRQHYSGKFCEKFDACLENPCENEGVCVTNGTTDHIHATYKCLCPPLFSGANCSDVIGRENCERVCRNGTCLQVSPFSFKCVCYTGHPAGFTVYKLDCLDLPVAVWTWTYRKPDSCTEPCYP